Part of the Gadus chalcogrammus isolate NIFS_2021 chromosome 22, NIFS_Gcha_1.0, whole genome shotgun sequence genome is shown below.
gagggggtaggaccatttgagttgtgtattttcaaaatctgctgtcgtttcgcaaatcccatacccaacctttaaggactTTATGCCATTTGAAATGGACTTAATATAAGTGTATAGTCATATGAAACAAATGTACGTTTTATTAGGGGAAAACCTACTTACctacttttatatatatatatttttttaactatatttactttattttgtattgttgctgctttgtgttgaggaaccaagccttaGAAGTTTACTCTTGTGTCTTTGTACAATAAGATAAATGTCACTCTGAAACTGAAGAACTAGACAATTTGACCCATCGCCCGCATTCGGTATGTGACTTGCTAACCTGTTTGtgtcatcacccccaccacaacccccacccccacctcaacccccacccccacccctcctcctcctccacccccaccacaacccccactcccacccctcctcctcctccacccccaccacaacccCCACTCCCACCCCTGACTACACCCCACCCAGGCTCCACCTGGTCCCCCATGTCCTTCATCCTGGACGACGGCCCGCAGGTGGACGGTCTGAACCtcggcgtggtggtggtggacgagAAGGCCCAGTCGGTCATACTGGTGTACACCGTCTGCTTCCACCAATACAAGTGCAGCACGTCCAGCGTGATGATGGTGGAGAGCCTGGACGACGGCCTCTCCTGGACCCGGCCCCGCAACCTCTCCGAGCAGCTCGGGGTGAAGAGCTTCGCCCCCGGGCCCGGGTTAGGTCTCCAGGTCAGAAACAACAGTGCTCAAGCTTCTTGTGCCACGGTTCTGAGATTGTTAGGGATTCATGGCTTTATGAACTTGTGACATTACATGATTTTATTGTGAATGTATTTAAGTGCGttctttctgtatctctctctccggcCGTGTGACTTAAGATCAGCTCCTGACTGTTGGAATTCAGCCTTCATTTTTTGGGTTGAATGAAACAAATCAATATGCCTCTCTGTTCTGCTTCTGTTTTATTGGATTATATGCAGCTGTTGGAATGTGTATGTTCTCCGAGGGTTCATGTGGATTTTCTCTGGTTGATATGGTTTCCTCCCTCACCAAAATACATccattttgtattgtatttatctatttctttatttttgttgttctaGGTGTACTACATACTCAaatgggtggggtgggtgggatgTATTTGTCGTCTGaatgtgtatttaaaaaaaatgaatgcatGGATATCTTAGTTAAAATATATGCTCAGTGTATTCTGTGCTCATcaacatttccccccccccaaaaaatacatCCGTTAGATTAATACTCCTGCCAGTGCCCTTGACCTAGGCACCAGGCAGCAGCCCTTGAGTTGGTCCTTGGGCCTTGCCCCGTGGCTGCCCAATGCTCCTGGCCCTGCTTGTGATGGGTTAAACACAAAGATCTCATTTTGTGCATAGTACTTGTACACATGGACCTAGCAATCTATGAGGTCACCAAGGTCCTGATGTCTGTAACTTTTCTAGCGatgaaaatacaattataaacGAAATACAACTGTATGCAAAGTCAGCGGTCGAGAACTTCTCCGAAGTTCAAAATCAAACTGAAATCCCGCAACTGAAGCCTCAGCCCCCCAGTATCTCACTATTACTGAAACCCTGGCTTCGGCCCTGCTTGTACATGTGCCATGACGAATCAAGAATGCCCTTGCGTAAAGGGCATTCTTGATTTGATAttctgattatggtcccacgttcacgcaatgCAAGGGAGTTACGGCCTTGCGGACCCtgcttgcgtccaccgcaagggcctgacgtgcgcctcccaaaaattttaaccttccgtcgaggcgacgcagcagcaagggctccgattggtccgctcaccgaaacccgacgcagaaccaaaaacAGGTTCACGCCTGCGTGGAAGCGTCGGCGTGGTCCTCGCGTCGCGTGAACGCGGGACCACGATCAGCCCTTAACTCGCggcgcctcccccctctccagaaGCGCCACGCCCCTCACAAGGACCGGCTGGTGGTGTGCGGACACGGGACCCTGAAGGGCGACGGGGTCTTCTGCATCCTGAGCGACGACAGCGGGAAGACCTGGCGCAACGGCGCCGCGCTGAAGAGCGTCCCCTACAACCAGCCCAAGCAAGCGCTGGACTTCAACCCCGACGAGTGCCAGGTAGGACCGGGCGCACCCCGGGGCCCTTGGGGCCTTTtggaggcctggggggggggggtcaggggtcagggggttgTGTGTCTTTTCACCGGATGGCCTTGGTCTCCTCTGGTTTGCATTTAGGTTCAGGGGACCTTTGGCAGAAAAAGCTGGGGTCGTTGTGTCGCACTTCATCACAATTTAGATTTGCTGAACTCGTTTTATTACTAGGTACTTTGTTTATCTTATTATATTTTAACCACGGGTCTATCTTGACCTCAGTTAAGCTTGGCTTATCTTTTCTATCTTTTGAGCTTCTCAGTTTCCCCTCAGCGTCttgtctcctgtcccggctaGCTCCCTCACTGCCTCGTCGTTCCTCcttctcccaccccccacccccccccccagcccgtgGAGCTGAGCGACGGCAGCATCCTGGTGAACGTGAGGAACCAGAACCAATACCACTGCCACTGTCGCATGGTGGTCCGCAGTCTGGACGGGGGGGAGACCCTGCCCGTGGAGGAGCTCTTCTTCGACAAGAACCTCATCGACCCCGCGGTGGCGGCGGGCATGctggagaaagaggggagggtgTTCTTCACCAACCCGGCCCACCCTGAGAAGAGTAAATACGACCACCAAAGCCAacgtgttattattattattatatcgcTATATTTGCTTATCGTTGGACTCgtagcataattgcctaagtcatattttaaggtccCTGTTATATTTAGCGTCAAGAATACCTTAGTCAGATAGATGacttaggcagatagtgattatggaatgtaaaaagcactctgattggcttagatatagccaatgaggcacagtgaatcagctgCATTAGGAGAGCAGAGTTAGGTTGGATATCCCAATTTGCCCAAAATACGATTCAGGCAATTATGCTGCGAGGTTAACGATATTGGAGTGTGATAGGCTAAATCTCCCACAAGTTGTGACATCCTTGTAGCACCAGAGATTCGCTACGGGACGACGGTTGAATTAACTCTTGTTAAATGGTTCTGTTGGGTTGTTAATTAATCCCAGACTAGAAATGCGGTTGTCAGCGGCTCACAGCAGAACTACAGGACAGTAATACTAGGATAATTCTGAAAAAGGTTAGAAAAATGTGCaaagatttataaaaaaataaagattaatTTAGCTTTTGGTAATTGATTCCCTATTAATTAATTACTTAAGTTGCTCTTGTGCTTTGATCAACTAGGCAAGAGTAACTGTTAATTTAGCAAACATTCTCGTCTTAAGaaactttaatttaattttatgaTGAGGGATCGAACACAGGAACTTTCAGATCGGAGATAAACACCAAAGCCATGGCACAATCTGGACCCCTGTGCATCACAGGCCCTTTGATTTTCTACAACAAATACATAAAACGGAAGGCGTttccaggagcagcagcatgaTAATGTGACCGTGTAGTAGATATATGACTGAGAACATGTCTCTACCTCTGTGTCCatcctgtgctctctctctctcgccctagGGGTGAACTTCACCCTGCGATGGTCGCTGACCAACGGCCAATCCTGGGAGAAGGATATGCTCCAGCTATGGCCGGGTCCCAGCGGCTATTCCTGCATGACCACGCTGAACGGCACCACGGAGGACAGGAAATTCATCTTCATCCTCTACGAGCGAGGCAAACGAGACTCTGTGGAGACTGTGGCGTTCGCCAAGGTTGACATCTACGGGGGTCTCTAGAGGCAGGGAGGTGCAGAGGCAGGGAGGATATCCATGGACAGTACGGGAGGGTCGTGAGGGCACGTTGTTGTTTGGTATTCATTgagattttttttaatggaggTCAGTTGTCGCACACTCGCGATCCAAGCCCTTGTCCTGGACCcgaagataaaaataaaaatatagaaataaatgttTTCACTCAGATAAAAAAATAAGCTAAATAAAGCTATTAtcattgtttcaggaaattttTAAATAGTTGCTTTTTTTTATCAGACGTTCTCACACCGAAAAATTCACATAGGTTGGATGCACAATATGAACACCTATCATGTTATTGTCTTAACTTAATAACAGATTTTAAGGGAGCCTTCGTTGAGTTCATAAAAATGGAAGATTGTTGGCGTGATTCATTTGGAAGATGGAGGGAAAGGGACAAGTCTGACTGTGAATTGATCATTATTTTCCATAGGGGGGCTGCGTGCCTGGTTACAAATGGGTTTGTATGTAGTCAGTCATTCTAGATTTTATCTCAGCCGCTGGTTGATAAGGAAGGAATGGCTTGCTTATGCATATGTCTGCGTTTGATTCATGTCAAATATTTGTAACATATTCTGCTGATGTCAATTATTCTTAACTTTTTTTATTGCACTGGAGGCTAATCATTGGAATGTGCATTTGCTAAATCAATTCATGACACAATACATTCTTGTTTGTTGATTTGTAGTCAGAATTTTGGACTGTTTTTCACTACCATATTTATCAGTTTTCTTTCACCTATACAGTTgcttgtacatgtgtgtggatATCGCTTTTTTATAGAATAGGACAACATGCAGAAATGTGTTCACAAATGCGTGAGATGAGAATAACTTCCAAACCCCAGTTTTGtacattaaataaatacaattaagaaTAATCCATTATTTGTATGACTTTAAACAGCAAGCTTTGCAGTAGTCCTACCTAATGatggctttttttttatttatacaatACAACATGATTGATAGCACAATTTGAAGAAGATGGGAACACAAATGTATCTCAATTCTGTATTTGTAAGCTTTTTGGCCAAGTGCAGGATGCACTTTTGCCATGGTTATAATGTTAATATGAATAATTTAAATTGGAGATGGatatactttttaaataaataaagactaTATTCAAAACGTTAGTgtgcatttcattttttaaacaCCTTATATAAACATTGTGCACAGTGGTTACTATTTCAAcgcatattatttatttttacaaataaaCAATTCGCCCAAAAAAATCCTGGACGGATTGTTCCATGGTTTGGTCTTCGAGGTCCCAAGCGGCACCCATCTCACGGTGTCACCCAGTAGCCGCTGACGGCTCTTGTATCGACGGATCGGGTAGCCAGCAGAGCCCACTCTAACAttttgtttttccctttttcatttttttgcggGAAAAGAAACGAGTACAAGTAAGCAGCTTTTTAAAAAACCTTATCCTTCAATGTGTTTTATTGGGTGATATTACTTCCAGGTCGCCTGGTTCTTCGGTTTAAACCCCAACTGAAGAGCTAAATCTCCCCGAGGTCGGGAGAGCTAACGACGTCCCAACGCCGCTCGGTAAAGTTAGCTTAGCGGTTAGCATCTAGCGACGAATAGCTAGGAAGCTACGCAGCAGAGCTAACGACGTCCCAACGCCGCTCGGCAGTTAGCTTAGCGGTTAGCATTTACCGACGACTAGCTAGGAGGCTACGCAGCAGAGCTAACCTCATTATTCTGCGATACAACCTCGAGACGAGTCGGGACAAGAACAGGTTGGTGCTTGTTATCAAAAGGTGTCTTTTACACTCGTATGTCCTTTACATATGGACACTCGGACGAGCGACCCCACTAAACTGCGCCGTTTTATCGCCGTTAGGCACGGGGAACATTTAGTCCGGGTCGAGTCTATTTCACGGTATAAAACCGATTCTCCGCCGTTGTTAGCTAGCGAGGCTAATGCTAGTGTCGGGGCAGCCGCGGTTTGATTCTGCGTGTGTGGGAGCTGGTGTCGGCCGAAATATACACACTTATGATCAGTGGTGTCCTCGAGGCACCCGGGATCTCCCCTGTTACCCCGTGTGTTTAAATGCTCTTTTATGCGAAGACTACGACCGGGAGCAAAGCTCTGTATGATGCtgtgttgctgttgctgtttaGCTGGTCGGGTCGTGTAATGCCGGCTGTGCTGCGGTACTACACACTCCAGGTGTTTTCATAACCGGCTTTAACCAAGTGGAGAGGATGATaacgtgtgtgttgttgttgtgtgggaCGCGTTGAGGCCATGCCGGGGGGTCAGCGGGCTGGTTCCCGGCGGTGGACAGCCCGGTTCTGGTGTAGCTCCGGAGCTAAAGCGAGGCCTATCCTCACCGCCATTTTGTGTTGTTCTCCGTATTAAATCACATCCATCGCCTCGTCGCTGTGGGTGGATTATAAACCCACCGGCACCTGTCACGGTGTGTGTAATCTAGACACGGATCGGACCAGATGACACGGGGTGGCTTGTCGGGGTTATTGCACGTAGTTTGGGGGAAATTATGTACCTTCGGCCGCCCCCCTCCCGAGGTGCCGTCCGCGGCCCTCCTCCGAGCTGGGCAGCCAGTTAGCACTGGGCGAATAAACCATGcaatgtgttaaaaaaaagcacacattttGATGTGCATTGTTCAGATGTGTCGCCTTGGAACAACGTGTAACTGTGGGGCAGGTTGTTGTGATAGTCCCGGCGGCCTGCGTCCCGACTCCCGGGGACCGGTGATGCGTGTTGCCCGTACCACGGCTCACACTATGGGGATTTCGAAGGCCCTTGTGTTGCAGTCGTCGCATTGCTAATCCCTTAACGTTTAGTTTGCAACCGTCCTACGACCTAATTTTCTAATCTCATCGGCCTTGTGGCTCTCGGGGGCAGTGCCATGGAAAACAATGGCCGGGGACGAACCTACGACGCTGTGTTTACGGTGCATATTGGCCGGTTCGTTAATAACTCCGGTCATTACCGGGCACCGCTGCGTTTCGTGTTGTGCGCCGTCGTAACTGTATAATAAGCGGCACGCCACTCCGTGCCCGTTGCCACCGTTTTCCACGGTTGGCGGTGTGTTGTGTAACGAGACACAGTATGCTGCTTCCACTCGGGATGCTGAGGATGTTCCCACTGTCGGGTTCCCGTCCCACCAATCTATCGCACGTACCTGTCAATCAGCAGGCGTTGACAATGACGTTGTGATAGAGCAATCGTCTTAAGGGGTTTACGTTCAgaacatgttgtgtgtgtgaataacatgTTTTGCACGAACGTGATGCTTTGTAGAAGGCCTAGGGCAATGTGCGTAGCAACGTTACAGCAGGGCACATaacgtgttgtttttttcccgtTGCATCTAGTGAAATGTGTATGAATTGGGCCGCTGTCAGAACAGTGTGTTTTTTAATGATGTGCTGGGCagatgttgccatggagacaacTTCCATGTCAAGGCAAGGGatagatggagatggagagggagagataaataaTCTGCTCCATAATGTGTCATCCATGCTTTGGATGCTTGCCCCCCTTGTCTTTAGTACATACTGAGGTGTAATGTACAACAGTAGTAATTGCAGTCGTTTTAAGTGTGTTATGCTTCTTGCACAGAGGCTTGTTCTCAACAGTTCCGTGTGTGATGACTGTTGTCTGCTTTCATGCATACCACGTTTCaaatgtctctcgctctccatatCTTATAATGTATTTTTGTCTCTCCCCACGTCtgtctacaccccccccccccctgtgctttctctccatgtctcccttCCTATGTCTCTATttctctcgcttctctctctctctctctgtctctgtctgtctctcttgtccccccctctctccacccagtCTCAGGGCTCACCATACTCAATGAGCGGACAGCGCAATGTCAGAGCGCTCTGGGCAAACTGCAAAGGGGAAGGATGGCAAAACCAAGTATGCGTCTCTCAACCTATTTGATACATACAAAGGAAAAAGCCTTGAAGCACAAAAGCCTGTTGGTAGGTATCCCTCCTTTCCACCTCACCCAACACTACAACCATCTCCTTCTCACGCACAAATCCATGCAACGGCACCACGGCAGCCATTCCGGCGTTTAGGAGACACGCTTTGATCAAAAACCACAGTGGATATTCAGTAGGAaagtcattatggagcaggatCGGTTTAAGGGCCGTCTTGCTGTAGGATTCCTCCAGGCAAGACCGCCGAAATAGCCGGGCGGTAGTCTAAGCCAGAACCGGCGcaaccccctacctgctcattaatgacatgcatcttaAATGCACTGGAAGCTGCCGCTGAATGATTCAATAGTAAGTAGTATTAATGAGAGGCCTTAGAGGGTTGGCACCAAGATGAGTGGTCCTAACACGGCTCATCTCGTGTCAACATCACCCCGATTGATTTCGCATTCAAAGTGTCAACCGAAAAGAATAGGAATGTTATTTCTAGCATTCCTAACATAAGGCTGCAAACGTAACATCCTTCGTGCTCCTGAAGATCTTTGGTCTACTGTGAAGTAGCTGAGAAGAGACGTGTCCATGCATGCAATACAAAATATCTTCAATTACaataagggcatttagcagacgcttttatccaaagtgacttacatcggttaatacacacattgacacaccgacggcagagtcaaccatgcaaggcgacagccagctcgtcaggagcagtcagggttaagtgtctttAAAAGACATGGTTAAACTTCATTGTTGACGTTTTTCTTCTGCACCTCCTGCCGATGATGTAACGAGAAGTATAGTCCCCCTCAGGCCTTGTATATCGTCTCTGCTTGCAGTCATAACACACCATGGTCTTAACCTGGGACTTGTTCTTAGTCTGGGAATCTGTTTTGGTTTCGTTATCGGTCTTGTCCTGGGTATAGTGGTGCTGCACTGGCTCCAGCTGCAGATTAGTGCAGGATCTGCCTATTCCCCCCTGGGAGTGGTGGTGCTGATTTCACCCGACCATCGACAAGAGGCCCCGTTTCAGACGCTTGGAGCCCAGCCCCATACTCCCAAGGCTTTGTCCCCGGATCACACTATATCTTTTCGGGATTAATAACACACACGTGGGAGAGATGAACGAGAGAGCTTGTATTGTAACAGTGGCCCTGAAGGGGGAATGATATCATGATGGTGAGACGGCACTGGACCCCACACCTAGATGGAAGCTCCTTTTCCGCACAGGATCCAGCCACCAAACCATAGgcctctccccccgtctctcgcACCGTAGAGAGGCTGTTCTCCAAAGGCCGGCACCCCCCTTACCAGCAGCCTAGCGTGAAGGCAGTCCTAGGCAAGAGGCCTgacccccctcactctcccgcACACTCCTTAATGGCATGCATCTGAACAAACTGcgagtggctttggataaaagcttctgctgaaAGACTAGATTGTTAAATAGTCTATCAAGGCTTTTAAGTGACccgggagagagcgggagagactgGGGCTCCAGTGTTTCTCAAGCGTCTAATCCTTACTGGCCGGTGTCTCCGAGAGCTTCCGCTTCCCGCTCTCCTCTCCGCGCGTACAGCCAAGTCAGCAGCGAGCTCTGCTCCCTGTGGaggtttattttttcttgtcGGTGTCGAGTTGCAGTGTCCTCATTTGCTAatgctcctccatctccctggtcc
Proteins encoded:
- the neu1 gene encoding sialidase-1, which encodes MGILANLSLLLPFLQVCCGVGSHFNKKLKLQSFPLLSPLVVEEQLLWVSNATAGVNTFRIPLLTFTPKGSLLAFCEARKFSYSDTEAKFFAVKRSVDKGSTWSPMSFILDDGPQVDGLNLGVVVVDEKAQSVILVYTVCFHQYKCSTSSVMMVESLDDGLSWTRPRNLSEQLGVKSFAPGPGLGLQKRHAPHKDRLVVCGHGTLKGDGVFCILSDDSGKTWRNGAALKSVPYNQPKQALDFNPDECQPVELSDGSILVNVRNQNQYHCHCRMVVRSLDGGETLPVEELFFDKNLIDPAVAAGMLEKEGRVFFTNPAHPEKRVNFTLRWSLTNGQSWEKDMLQLWPGPSGYSCMTTLNGTTEDRKFIFILYERGKRDSVETVAFAKVDIYGGL